The Populus nigra chromosome 19, ddPopNigr1.1, whole genome shotgun sequence genome includes a window with the following:
- the LOC133679233 gene encoding dehydrodolichyl diphosphate synthase 2-like produces MQSFNLPVPIYNNNLAPQKADKHSLFRNTREQTHRFPTLLLAAKHDLDLKEEEDKGVAAVPLPEGLLREAMPRHVAVIMDGNARWARQRGFIALSAGHEAGARSLRELVDLCCDWGVRVLTVFAFSYDNWIRPKVEVDFLMSLFERMLKSELDNFIRQGARVSTIGDSSRLSESLKKLISDVEEKTKDNSRLHLIVAVSYSGKYDVTQACKSIAQKVKDGTVQLEDIDESLLEQELETNCAEYPCPDLLIRTSGELRISNFLLWQLAYTELFFAEALWPDFGKAEFIEALTSYQQRQRRYGGRRS; encoded by the exons ATGCAATCCTTCAACCTCCCAGTACCAATTTACAACAACAATCTAGCTCCTCAAAAAGCTGACAAGCATTCTCTCTTTAGAAACACAAGAGAACAAACGCACCGTTTCCCTACTTTGCTTCTCGCGGCCAAACATGACCTGGATCTCAAAGAGGAAGAAGATAAAGGAGTGGCGGCTGTGCCTCTGCCGGAGGGGCTACTGAGGGAGGCGATGCCCCGTCACGTGGCGGTGATAATGGATGGCAATGCGAGGTGGGCCAGGCAGCGTGGGTTTATAGCATTATCCGCTGGGCATGAAGCTGGTGCACGGTCACTTAGGGAGCTTGTGGATTTGTGTTGTGACTGGGGGGTTAGAGTTCTCACTGTTTTTGCCTTCTCTTATGATAATTGGATTAGGCCTAAG GTGGAGGTTGATTTCTTGATGAGTTTATTTGAAAGGATGTTGAAGTCCGAGTTGGATAATTTTATCAG GCAGGGCGCTCGAGTCTCTACAATTGGAGACTCGTCCAGGCTCTCGGAGTCTCTGAAGAAACTGATAAGTGACGTAGAGGAGAAGACGAAAGACAACTCCAGACTTCATCTTATCGTGGCAGTCAGCTATAGTGGGAAATATGATGTTACACAGGCATGCAAAAGCATTGCTCAAAAGGTAAAGGATGGTACTGTTCAACTAGAAGACATCGATGAAAGCCTACTTGAACAGGAATTGGAAACAAATTGTGCCGAGTATCCATGCCCTGATTTATTGATACGAACCAGTGGAGAACTTAGAATCAGCAATTTCTTACTGTGGCAGCTGGCCTACACTGAACTCTTCTTCGCAGAAGCACTCTGGCCTGATTTTGGAAAAGCTGAGTTTATAGAGGCCTTAACTTCCTACCAGCAAAGACAGAGACGCTATGGTGGACGACGTTCATAA
- the LOC133679232 gene encoding vacuolar cation/proton exchanger 3-like, with protein sequence MDQYHSQVHQQVSSELENGDVNYKEGLNSNNIKGGFVNGKTPQNVSSSIIRKKSDPMLVSSNVRFEMLGYFLTNLQEVLLGTKLAVLFPAIPLAIAADYYKFGRSWIFALSLLGLTPLAERVSFLTEQIAYFTGPTVGGLLNATCGNATELIIAILALYQNKIHVLKYSLLGSILSNLLLVLGTSLLCGGLANLKKEQKYDRKQADVNSLLLLLGLLCHMLPLMFRYAIGEGTATAFSTLELSRVSSIIMLIAYVAYIFFQLKTHRQLFDAQEEDDEEEEKAVIGFWSAFTWLAGMTIIIALLSEYVVGTIEAASDSWGISVSFLSIILLPIVGNAAEHAGSVIFAFKNKLDISLGVALGSATQISMFVVPLCVVVAWTMNIHMDLDFSLLETGSLAFTIIITAFTLQDGTSHYMKGLLLFLCYIVIAACFFVHKIPQNQISQGKPFNGLFAA encoded by the exons ATGGACCAGTACCACTCACAGGTTCATCAACAGGTCTCATCAGAATTGGAAAATGGAGATGTTAACTATAAGGAAGGCTTGAACAGCAATAACATTAAGGGGGGTTTTGTCAATGGGAAGACACCACAGAATGTTTCATCTTCAATTATTCGAAAGAAATCCGATCCAATGCTTGTTTCATCAAATGTTCGGTTTGAAATGCTTGGCTATTTCTTGACCAATCTTCAAGAAGTGCTTCTTGGAACTAAGCTGGCTGTTCTCTTCCCAGCCATTCCTCTAGCAATTGCTGCTGACTATTATAAGTTCGGAAGA TCTTGGATATTTGCTTTGAGCTTGCTTGGACTCACCCCACTAGCAGAACGTGTCAGCTTCCTCACTGA ACAAATTGCATACTTCACTGGTCCAACAG TTGGAGGACTCCTTAATGCAACATGTGGCAATGCAACCGAGCTGATAATAGCAATTCTTGCTCTTTACCAGAACAAAATACATGTCTTGAAGTATTCTCTTTTGGGTTCCATTTTGTCAAATCTCCTTCTAGTTCTTGGGACTTCCCTCCTATGCGGAGGCTTAGCCAACCTAAAAAAGGAACAGAAATACGATAGA AAGCAGGCTGATGTGAACTCATTACTTTTATTACTGGGGTTGTTGTGCCACATGTTGCCACTGATGTTCAGATATGCCATAGGGGAAGGAACTGCCACTGCCTTCTCTACCCTTGAGTTGTCCAGAGTGAGCAGCATTATTATGCTTATAGCATATGTTGCTTATATCTTCTTCCAGCTTAAAACTCACAGGCAACTGTTTGATGCTCAAGAG GAAGATGACGAGGAGGAAGAAAAGGCAGTGATAGGATTTTGGAGTGCATTTACTTGGTTGGCTGGCATGACAATTATCATAGCTTTGTTATCTGAGTATGTTGTGGGCACAATTGAG GCTGCATCAGATTCTTGGGGCATTTCTGTCAGTTTCCTCAGCATAATTTTGCTGCCAATAGTGGGGAATGCTGCAGAACATGCTGGATCGGTCATATTTGCTTTCAAGAACAAGCTG GACATATCTTTAGGTGTTGCTCTAGGTTCTGCCACTCAAATTTCAATGTTTGtg GTCCCTTTATGTGTTGTTGTTGCGTGGACAATGAACATCCATATGGACCTTGATTTCAGTCTCCTTGAAACCGGTTCTCTTGCTTTCACAATAATTATCACGGCCTTCACTTTACAG GATGGAACTTCACACTACATGAAAGGACTACTTCTTTTCCTTTGCTACATTGTGATTGCTGCATGCTTTTTTGTTCACAAAATCCCTCAGA ATCAAATCTCGCAAGGCAAACCATTCAATGGACTCTTTGCAGCTTAG
- the LOC133680517 gene encoding (S)-8-oxocitronellyl enol synthase CYC2-like codes for MAAEESNNGAEAAAADCVAIIFGVTGLVGREIARRLISKNKWKVYGVARRYESFPILSPNYHFISCDLLNPQETENKLSMVQDVTHMFWVTWTGEFPLDSRECCEQNEAMVSNALNVILAKSKALKHVSLQTGMKHYLSLRGPFDVKQVSIYDEKCPRTSEGYNFYYVLEDLLKKRLAGKVAWSVLRPGLLTGSSNTALYNIMGCLAIYGAICKHLNLPFVFGGTRECWEEVFIDGSDARLVAEQHIWAATDDGISSTDGQAFNAINGPSFTWKEIWPVLGKKFGAEVPEEMFSNDFWFAKAMSDKKEAWQEIVVKEGLVHTEMEDLANWEFLDILFRFPMKMLGTREKADRLGFTMRCKTLESILYWVDSMREEKMIP; via the coding sequence ATGGCAGCTGAGGAATCCAATAATGGAGctgaagctgctgctgctgattgTGTTGCCATCATTTTTGGGGTCACCGGGCTTGTTGGGAGAGAAATAGCCAGAAGGCTAATCTCAAAAAACAAATGGAAGGTTTATGGCGTGGCTAGAAGGTATGAGAGTTTTCCTATCCTAAGTCCCAACTACCATTTCATCTCATGTGACTTGCTAAACCCTCAAGAGACAGAAAACAAGCTCTCTATGGTGCAAGATGTGACTCATATGTTTTGGGTCACTTGGACAGGCGAATTTCCTCTAGATAGCAGAGAATGCTGTGAACAGAACGAGGCCATGGTGTCCAATGCCTTGAATGTCATCCTCGCCAAATCTAAGGCGTTGAAGCATGTTTCACTCCAAACAGGAATGAAGCATTATTTATCATTGAGAGGTCCTTTTGATGTGAAACAAGTCTCTATCTACGATGAAAAATGCCCAAGAACAAGTGAAGGTTATAACTTCTATTATGTTCTCGAGGACTTGCTCAAGAAGAGACTAGCTGGTAAAGTGGCATGGTCTGTGCTAAGGCCTGGTTTGTTGACGGGGAGCTCCAACACGGCTTTGTATAACATCATGGGTTGTTTAGCTATCTATGGTGCTATTTGCAAACATCTGAACCTCCCTTTTGTGTTTGGAGGGACTAGGGAGTGTTGGGAGGAAGTGTTCATTGATGGTTCTGATGCTCGGCTAGTAGCTGAACAACACATTTGGGCAGCTACCGATGATGGAATATCTTCCACAGACGGCCAAGCTTTCAACGCAATCAATGGCCCAAGTTTCACATGGAAGGAGATCTGGCCGGTCCTCGGAAAGAAGTTTGGAGCAGAAGTGCCTGAAGAAATGTTTTCAAACGACTTTTGGTTTGCAAAAGCAATGAGTGACAAGAAGGAGGCCTGGCAAGAAATTGTAGTGAAGGAAGGCCTGGTACACACAGAGATGGAAGATTTGGCTAACTGGGAATTCTTGGATATCTTGTTCCGCTTTCCGATGAAAATGCTAGGAACCCGAGAGAAAGCTGACCGATTGGGTTTTACGATGAGATGCAAGACATTGGAATCAATCTTGTATTGGGTTGATTCCATGAGAGAGGAGAAGATGATCCCTTGA